Sequence from the Methanosarcina siciliae T4/M genome:
TCCGGTATTTTTGAGATGGGCGGCGCAGTCGGTATGTTCGAGAGACAGCAGCTCCTCGGTCTTGCCTGCCAGGGTCTTAACGCCAACAACATGGTATATGATATCGTAAAGGAAAATGGAAAGGACGGTACCATCGGAACCGTCATCGAGTCAATTGTCGGCAGGGCAGTTGAAGACGGTGTAATCTCCGTTGACAAGACCGCACCTTCCGGATACAAATTCTATAAGGCAAACGACGTCCCAATGTGGAACGCTTACGCCGCAGCCGGTACCCTTGCAGCTACTTTTGTAAACTGTGGTGCAGGCCGTGCAGCCCAGAACGTCTCCTCAACACTTCTGTACTTCAACGACATCCTTGAGAAGGAAACCGGTCTCCCAGGATGCGACTACGGTAAAGTACAGGGTGTCGCAGTAGGATTCTCATTCTTCAGCCACTCAATCTATGGTGGCGGTGGACCCGGTGTCTTCAATGGTAACCACGTAGTTACCAGGCACTCCAGAGGATTCGCAATTCCCTGCGTATGCGCAGCAGTAGCTCTGGATGCAGGTACTCAGATGTTCACAATCGAAGCAACATCTGGTCTCATCGGTGACGTTTTCGGATCGATTGAGGAATTCCGCCAGCCGATTAAGGCAGTTGCAGGAGCGCTCTAAACAAATTAAATGAAAGGTCTAAAGATGTCAGACTCTGCTTCAAACACGGAAGATTCTATACAAATCGAAATCTTTCCCAGTAGAATCCTGTCCCCTGAAACCGCTCAGAAGCTTATCTCTGAGCTCTATCAGGTTGACGGGATAATCCGCGTTATGATCCAGGGCCCAAGACTCCCGGAAAGGGTTTCTGCAGGTCCTGGCACTGGGGAAAAGGTCGAACACCCCTTAAGGAAGCCTATTCAGATCGGAGATCAGGTTGTTGAGCTTAAGATCAGTGTAGGCAGGATCAGGCTTGAAATCGCAAATGCCGAAACTAAAGAAAAGGTCAGATCAGTATGCGATAAGATGCTCCCGTTCTCTTTTGAATTCAGGGAAGGGCATTTCCTCAGAAGAAAGCCTACAGTTACTGACTATGCAAAACTTGGTCCTGAAACCGATTCTCGCTTGCTTGGTATGGTAGATCCCAAAGCCAAGGCAAACCAGCTCGTCTTCATCGAGAAACAAGAGAAAGAAGATGACAAAGATAAAGATGAGTGAAAAAGTATGATGATCGACCGGGAAACGCAGGTAGTTGACTGCCGATGCGGCGCAGGACTTGGCAAGGGAGGAGGGCTGGCTCAAAGAGGCACTCTTTCGGAAGCCGGGCGTGCCGATGTGGTTGCTATTGCCATGAGTCCCGGACAGAGGCATATCACAAAACCGGTATGTGAGATTACATACGGAATGAGGAAAGAAAACATTCAGGTGAGTGTACTCGTGCTCTACTCAGGTTCAGGGATACCCGAATACGGCTTGAGGACTGGATCATTTGCACTGAGTCCGGTAGAAGTCGCACAGATTGAAATGCACAAACTGGCTGTTATTCACCTCGGAAATATCAAGGACCACGTAATCAGAAAAACCAGGGAGATTCTGAGCCAGGCTGATATACCGGCAATCGTTGTCAGCCAGATCCCGGTGGATTTTGAAGATTTTGCAGAAGCAGGGATAAAGACGAGATTAGTGATGCCAAGGGATGAAAACATTCGTACAAAAGGAATTGTAATGGATATGGTAAGTGGAGTTACACGCGGTGACTTCTGTCCCAGGGATAAACTAAATTCAATTGTTAAATACGTCAAGACGACACTAGACCAATTAGAAGATCATAAAGGAGTTGCATGAGATGGCATACGAAGCACAGTATTATCCAGGCGCTACATCTGTCGGCGCTAACAGAAGAAAGCACATGTCCGGAAAACTTGAGAAACTCAGGGAAATTTCCGACGAAGACTTAACTGCAGTTCTCGGACACCGTGCCCCAGGGAGCGACTACCCAAGCACCCACCCACCACTTGCAGAGATGGGCGAGCCTGCATGCTCTATCCGCGAGGCTGTAGCAGCAACACCCGGTGCAGCAGCAGGAGACAGGGTCAGATACGTTCAGTTCGCTGACTCAATGTACAACGCTCCAGCTACCCCTTACTTCAGATCATACTTCGCAGCAATCAACTTCAGAGGTGTGGACCCAGGTACCCTTTCCGGTCGTCAGATTGTTGAAGCCCGTGAAAGAGACATGGAACAGTGCGCCAAGGTCCAGATGGAAACCGAAATGACAGACCCCGCACTCGCAGGTATGCGTGGTGCAACTGTACACGGTCACTCTGTCCGTCTCCAGGAAGACGGTGTAATGTTCGACATGCTCGACAGGAGAAGACTCGAAGGTGGCGTCATCATTATGGACAAGGACCAGGTCGCAATCCCACTCGACAGGAAAGTAAACCTCGGCAAGCCAATGTCCAGCGAAGAAGCCGCAAAGAGGACCACCATCTACCGTGTGGACAATGTAGCCTTCAGGGACGATTCAGAAGTCATTGAATGGGTACACAGAGTATTCGACCAGAGAACAAGCTACGGATTCCAGCCTAAATGAGGTGATCATAATGGCAGCAGACATTTTCTCTAAATTCAAAAAATCAATGGAAGTCAAGTTCACACAGGAATACGGTTCAAACCAGCAGGCTGGCGGCGACATCACCG
This genomic interval carries:
- the mcrG gene encoding coenzyme-B sulfoethylthiotransferase subunit gamma, translating into MAYEAQYYPGATSVGANRRKHMSGKLEKLREISDEDLTAVLGHRAPGSDYPSTHPPLAEMGEPACSIREAVAATPGAAAGDRVRYVQFADSMYNAPATPYFRSYFAAINFRGVDPGTLSGRQIVEARERDMEQCAKVQMETEMTDPALAGMRGATVHGHSVRLQEDGVMFDMLDRRRLEGGVIIMDKDQVAIPLDRKVNLGKPMSSEEAAKRTTIYRVDNVAFRDDSEVIEWVHRVFDQRTSYGFQPK
- the mcrD gene encoding methyl-coenzyme M reductase operon protein D — encoded protein: MSDSASNTEDSIQIEIFPSRILSPETAQKLISELYQVDGIIRVMIQGPRLPERVSAGPGTGEKVEHPLRKPIQIGDQVVELKISVGRIRLEIANAETKEKVRSVCDKMLPFSFEFREGHFLRRKPTVTDYAKLGPETDSRLLGMVDPKAKANQLVFIEKQEKEDDKDKDE
- the mcrB gene encoding coenzyme-B sulfoethylthiotransferase subunit beta, giving the protein MSDTVDIYDDRGKLLESNVDIMSIAPTRNAAIKKIILDTKRSIAVNLAGIQGALASGKMGGKGRQILGRGLNYDLVGNADAIAENVQKLVQVDEGDDTNVKVLKGGKSLLIQAPSSRIAAGADFMSSTTVGAASVTQTIIDMFGTDMYDAPIAKAAVWGSYPQTMDLMGGQIQGILSIPQNNEGLGFSLRNIMANHVAAITSRGAMNAAALSSIYEQSGIFEMGGAVGMFERQQLLGLACQGLNANNMVYDIVKENGKDGTIGTVIESIVGRAVEDGVISVDKTAPSGYKFYKANDVPMWNAYAAAGTLAATFVNCGAGRAAQNVSSTLLYFNDILEKETGLPGCDYGKVQGVAVGFSFFSHSIYGGGGPGVFNGNHVVTRHSRGFAIPCVCAAVALDAGTQMFTIEATSGLIGDVFGSIEEFRQPIKAVAGAL
- the mcrC gene encoding methyl-coenzyme M reductase I operon protein C — protein: MMIDRETQVVDCRCGAGLGKGGGLAQRGTLSEAGRADVVAIAMSPGQRHITKPVCEITYGMRKENIQVSVLVLYSGSGIPEYGLRTGSFALSPVEVAQIEMHKLAVIHLGNIKDHVIRKTREILSQADIPAIVVSQIPVDFEDFAEAGIKTRLVMPRDENIRTKGIVMDMVSGVTRGDFCPRDKLNSIVKYVKTTLDQLEDHKGVA